Proteins from a genomic interval of Micromonospora sp. NBC_00389:
- a CDS encoding transglutaminase domain-containing protein, protein MDIDDYRRHSPYSDPGRHAALLDAVPPAIATVAATARNVIVHYRAGGVELPTERLDEVNCRWVDRILDTDQSRFSLPLSAERPTADRVAGCCRDHALLSVAVLRQHGIPSRSRVGFASYFTPGWHHDHVLAEYWNGERWVWADPEIDPAGDWRFDGYDIDPAAGLFDSAARVWSAYRAGAIDPDVYGVAPESPIRGAWFIYDYVLHELAHRQKDELLLWDGFDAMTDDFADADLTLVDEIAALLLAADDGDEAAEKALADRYATDTRLRPGSQIRTISPFSGTVSTVDLRR, encoded by the coding sequence ATGGACATCGACGACTACCGGAGACACTCCCCGTACAGCGACCCCGGTCGGCACGCCGCACTGCTCGACGCCGTGCCCCCCGCCATCGCCACCGTGGCGGCGACCGCCCGCAACGTGATCGTTCACTACCGGGCCGGTGGCGTCGAGCTGCCCACCGAGCGGCTCGACGAGGTGAACTGCCGCTGGGTGGACCGCATCCTAGACACCGACCAGTCCCGATTTTCCCTGCCACTGAGCGCCGAGCGTCCGACCGCCGACCGGGTAGCCGGCTGCTGCCGGGACCACGCGCTGCTCTCGGTCGCGGTGCTCCGTCAGCACGGCATCCCCAGCCGCAGCCGGGTCGGCTTCGCCTCCTACTTCACGCCCGGCTGGCACCACGATCACGTGCTGGCGGAGTACTGGAACGGCGAACGTTGGGTCTGGGCCGACCCGGAAATCGATCCGGCCGGCGACTGGCGGTTCGACGGCTACGACATCGACCCGGCGGCAGGGCTCTTCGACTCGGCAGCGCGGGTGTGGTCGGCGTACCGGGCCGGGGCGATCGACCCCGACGTCTACGGCGTGGCCCCGGAATCGCCGATCCGCGGTGCGTGGTTCATCTACGACTACGTCCTGCACGAGCTCGCCCATCGGCAGAAGGACGAGCTGCTGCTCTGGGACGGGTTCGACGCGATGACCGACGACTTCGCCGATGCCGACCTCACGCTCGTCGACGAGATCGCCGCGTTGCTGCTCGCCGCCGACGACGGCGACGAGGCCGCGGAGAAGGCGCTCGCCGACCGGTACGCAACCGACACCCGCCTGCGCCCCGGCTCTCAGATCCGTACCATCTCACCGTTCTCAGGCACCGTCAGCACGGTCGACCTGCGTCGCTGA
- a CDS encoding AraC family transcriptional regulator, with protein sequence MLERLNEAMAYIERHLDQRIEVADLARIALTSEYHFRRLFSALAGIPLSEYIRRRRLTVAGADVLAGERTLLDIAVHYGYGSAEAFARAFHAVHGVTPGEARRTGAALRAQPRMSFRLTVEGSGSMEYRIVSKDAFALVGRKARVPLVHEGMNPAIVAFIRSIDRETAERIEALSDQEPAGIVNVSDNLADSRAEGTELDYWHGVVTAAAPPEDLDALPVQAGTWAVFTTSGAFPQAVQYLWRDVFTQWFPSNPYRSRPGPEISRVRVSADGGQADAELWIPVERVPTPM encoded by the coding sequence GTGCTGGAGCGGCTCAACGAGGCCATGGCGTACATCGAGCGGCACCTCGACCAACGAATCGAGGTGGCCGACCTGGCGCGGATCGCGCTGACGTCGGAGTACCACTTCCGACGGCTGTTCTCCGCGCTGGCCGGCATCCCGCTGTCGGAGTACATCCGTCGGCGTCGGCTCACCGTCGCCGGGGCGGACGTGCTGGCGGGGGAGCGGACGCTGCTCGACATCGCGGTGCACTACGGCTACGGCTCGGCAGAGGCGTTCGCCCGGGCGTTCCACGCCGTGCACGGCGTGACACCCGGCGAGGCCCGGCGTACGGGGGCCGCGCTGCGCGCCCAGCCCCGGATGTCCTTCCGACTCACCGTTGAAGGGAGCGGCAGCATGGAATATCGAATCGTCAGCAAGGACGCGTTCGCCCTGGTGGGGCGCAAGGCCCGGGTTCCGCTGGTGCACGAGGGGATGAACCCGGCGATCGTCGCGTTCATCCGGAGCATCGACCGGGAGACGGCAGAGCGGATCGAGGCGCTCTCGGATCAGGAGCCGGCCGGGATCGTCAACGTCAGCGACAACCTCGCCGACAGCCGCGCGGAGGGCACCGAGTTGGACTACTGGCACGGGGTCGTCACCGCCGCCGCGCCGCCGGAGGACCTGGACGCACTGCCCGTGCAGGCCGGGACGTGGGCGGTCTTCACCACCTCCGGTGCGTTCCCGCAGGCGGTGCAGTACCTGTGGCGGGACGTGTTCACCCAGTGGTTCCCGTCCAACCCGTACCGCAGCCGGCCCGGCCCGGAGATCTCGCGGGTACGGGTGTCCGCGGACGGCGGCCAGGCGGACGCGGAGCTGTGGATTCCCGTCGAACGGGTACCCACCCCTATGTAG
- a CDS encoding redoxin family protein, whose translation MSDRPHMPSLGGATGWLNSEPLGPAELGGRVVLVNFWTLTCINWLRQEPYVRAWSQAYGGDGLVVIGVHTPEFSFEHDVDWVRRAVAARSIDYPVAVDNDYAIWSAFDNHYWPALYFVDADGVIRDDHFGEGRYEQSERVLQQLLGIEREPVPVEGLGPEAAADWDNLRTPETYLGFSRGEHFASTNAAALDERRVYELPESLVLNQWALAGEWTIGPENVVLDRPGGSIAFRFHARDAHLVLSPGARQPIPFRVLLDGEAPGASHGVDVDEDGNGVLQDGRLYQLVRQHDAVRERSLQISFGEPGAEAYAFTFG comes from the coding sequence GTGTCCGACCGTCCGCACATGCCGTCGCTCGGCGGGGCGACCGGGTGGCTCAACTCCGAGCCACTCGGCCCCGCCGAGCTGGGTGGCCGCGTCGTCCTCGTGAACTTCTGGACCCTGACGTGCATCAACTGGCTGCGCCAGGAGCCGTACGTCCGCGCCTGGTCGCAGGCGTACGGAGGCGACGGTCTGGTCGTCATCGGAGTCCATACGCCGGAGTTCTCGTTTGAGCACGACGTCGACTGGGTCCGCCGGGCGGTCGCGGCGCGATCAATCGACTACCCGGTCGCGGTCGACAACGACTACGCGATCTGGAGCGCCTTCGACAACCACTACTGGCCGGCGCTCTACTTCGTCGACGCGGACGGTGTCATCCGCGACGACCACTTCGGCGAGGGGCGCTACGAGCAGTCCGAGCGCGTTCTCCAGCAGCTGCTCGGCATCGAGCGCGAGCCCGTTCCCGTCGAAGGCCTCGGCCCGGAGGCAGCGGCCGACTGGGACAACCTGCGTACGCCCGAGACGTACCTCGGTTTCAGTCGCGGCGAGCACTTCGCGTCGACGAACGCCGCCGCGCTCGACGAACGCCGCGTCTACGAGCTGCCGGAGAGCCTGGTCCTCAACCAGTGGGCCTTGGCGGGCGAGTGGACGATCGGGCCGGAGAACGTCGTGCTCGACCGGCCCGGCGGCAGCATCGCCTTCCGGTTCCACGCACGCGACGCGCATCTCGTGCTGTCTCCCGGGGCGCGACAGCCGATCCCGTTCCGGGTGCTTCTCGACGGCGAAGCACCGGGCGCGTCACACGGCGTCGACGTCGACGAAGACGGCAACGGCGTACTCCAGGACGGCCGCCTCTACCAGCTCGTACGCCAGCACGACGCGGTCCGCGAACGGAGCCTGCAGATCTCGTTCGGCGAGCCCGGCGCCGAGGCGTACGCCTTCACGTTCGGGTAG
- a CDS encoding RNB domain-containing ribonuclease, producing the protein MVIRRVLAPRIDFGTLRRELGLPEGFPAAAQHEADEAAAAPPRPPVDRTDVPFVTVDPATSRDLDQAMHLARRPGGGYRVRYAIADVAAHVGPGGALEAETWRRGQTIYLPDGHVPLHPLTLSEGAASLLPDDDRAAVVWTIDLDADGGTVAVELERALVRSRAKLDYSGVQAAADGGRLPDPIALLPEIGDRLTARGLRRGAINLPLPEQDVEPDGEGWRLVLRGPVPMEEHNAQISLLTGMAAADIMLAGRVGLLRTMPAPKPEAVQRLRAAAAPLGVHWPDGVGPGEVIVGLDPAQPRAAAFIDQAAELMRGAAYTAFDGTPPEQPEHGGVAAAYAHVTAPLRRLADRYATEVCLALHAGRPVPDWARAALPRLPEVMATTDRTASAASRGAVELAEAVLLADRVGETFDAAVLDVDAPPNGRSRPRPPGGTVALDAPPVRGRCLGQLPLGERVRVRLVTADPATRTILFELA; encoded by the coding sequence GTGGTCATCCGACGCGTACTCGCGCCCCGCATCGACTTCGGCACGCTGCGCCGCGAGCTCGGCCTGCCCGAGGGTTTCCCGGCCGCCGCGCAACACGAGGCTGACGAGGCGGCCGCCGCGCCGCCGCGACCGCCCGTCGACCGTACCGACGTACCGTTCGTCACGGTCGACCCGGCCACGTCCCGGGACCTGGACCAGGCGATGCACCTCGCCCGACGGCCAGGTGGCGGCTATCGGGTGCGGTATGCGATCGCGGACGTCGCCGCGCACGTCGGCCCCGGCGGCGCGCTGGAGGCGGAGACCTGGCGGCGAGGGCAGACCATCTACCTGCCCGACGGCCACGTGCCGCTGCACCCGCTGACGCTCAGCGAGGGCGCGGCCAGTCTGCTGCCCGACGACGACCGGGCCGCGGTGGTCTGGACCATCGACCTGGACGCCGACGGCGGCACGGTGGCCGTCGAGCTGGAACGCGCCCTGGTCCGCAGCCGGGCCAAACTCGACTACTCCGGGGTGCAGGCGGCGGCGGACGGCGGGCGGCTGCCCGACCCGATCGCGCTGCTGCCCGAGATCGGTGACCGGCTGACCGCTCGGGGACTGCGTCGTGGCGCGATCAACCTGCCCCTGCCCGAGCAGGACGTGGAACCCGACGGCGAGGGCTGGCGGCTGGTGTTGCGCGGGCCGGTGCCCATGGAGGAGCACAACGCGCAGATCTCCCTGCTGACGGGGATGGCCGCCGCCGACATCATGCTGGCCGGCCGGGTCGGCCTGCTGCGCACCATGCCGGCTCCGAAGCCGGAGGCCGTGCAGCGGCTGCGGGCCGCCGCCGCGCCGCTGGGCGTGCACTGGCCGGACGGCGTTGGCCCGGGCGAGGTGATCGTCGGGCTGGACCCCGCCCAGCCGCGCGCCGCCGCGTTCATCGACCAGGCAGCCGAGCTGATGCGCGGCGCGGCCTACACCGCGTTCGACGGGACGCCGCCGGAGCAGCCGGAGCACGGCGGGGTGGCCGCCGCGTACGCCCACGTCACGGCGCCGCTGCGGCGCCTCGCCGACCGGTACGCCACCGAGGTCTGCCTGGCCCTGCACGCGGGCCGGCCGGTGCCCGACTGGGCGCGCGCCGCGCTGCCTCGGCTGCCCGAGGTTATGGCCACGACCGACCGGACCGCCTCGGCGGCCAGCCGGGGTGCGGTCGAGTTGGCCGAAGCGGTGCTGCTGGCGGACCGGGTGGGGGAGACCTTCGACGCGGCGGTACTGGACGTGGACGCCCCGCCCAACGGCCGCTCCCGCCCCCGCCCGCCCGGCGGCACGGTCGCCCTGGACGCCCCGCCGGTACGCGGCCGCTGCCTCGGCCAACTGCCGCTCGGTGAACGAGTCCGGGTCCGGCTGGTAACCGCCGACCCGGCTACCCGCACGATCCTGTTCGAGCTGGCCTGA
- a CDS encoding NUDIX hydrolase, producing the protein MAVPDYILRMRKHVGHDLLWLPSVSAVVRNDAGELLLGQRADDGRWSVISGFVEPGEQPATALVREVREETGLDVVPVRLSSAVSHPHTYPNGDRCEYLNLGFVCRVVAGTARVNDDESLAVRWFPMGRLPELDAHALLVIAYALRDNQSAGFLPLGTTWDDVPS; encoded by the coding sequence ATGGCGGTACCGGACTACATCCTGCGGATGCGCAAGCACGTCGGTCACGACCTGCTCTGGCTGCCCAGCGTCAGCGCGGTGGTCCGCAACGACGCCGGTGAGCTGCTGCTCGGTCAGCGCGCCGACGACGGGCGTTGGTCGGTGATCAGCGGGTTCGTCGAGCCGGGCGAGCAGCCGGCCACCGCGCTGGTCCGCGAGGTGCGGGAGGAGACGGGTCTGGACGTGGTGCCGGTGCGGCTGTCCAGCGCCGTCTCGCACCCGCACACCTACCCCAACGGGGACCGCTGCGAGTACCTCAACCTCGGCTTCGTCTGCCGGGTCGTCGCTGGCACGGCCCGGGTCAATGACGACGAGTCGCTGGCCGTGCGGTGGTTCCCGATGGGCCGGCTGCCCGAGCTGGACGCGCACGCCCTGCTGGTCATCGCCTACGCGTTGCGCGACAACCAGTCGGCCGGTTTCCTGCCGCTGGGCACCACGTGGGACGACGTGCCCAGCTGA
- a CDS encoding epoxide hydrolase family protein, with the protein MAVKTKTRPGTTEIRPFTVEIPEADLDDLRRRIAATRWPEKETVDDQSQGVPLATIQAVARYWEKEYDWRKIETRLNALPQFMTNIDGLDIHFIHVRSKHEDALPLIVTHGWPGSVIEQMKIIEPLTDPTAHGGSASDAFHLVIPSLPGHGFSGKPTSPGWGPEKTAAAWIELMKRLDYTRFVAQGGDWGAVVVDLMGLQAPPELLGIHTNMAGAVPPEIDSLFQGDTTGANNAMGSLPSNLSADEMRAAEELDYVWKHVAYALMMATRPQTLTGLADSPVGLASFLLDHDAASMALIARVFEGGTEGLTRDDVLDNISLYWLTNTAISASRLYAENKLSFFAAKGVSIPVAVSVFPDELYEAPQSWAEQAYPNLIYYNKLDKGGHFAAWEQPKIFSEELRTAFRSLR; encoded by the coding sequence ATGGCTGTCAAAACCAAGACGCGTCCAGGCACCACGGAGATTCGGCCGTTCACGGTGGAAATCCCCGAGGCGGACCTTGATGACCTGCGTAGGCGCATCGCAGCCACGCGCTGGCCGGAAAAGGAAACTGTTGACGACCAGTCGCAGGGCGTGCCGCTAGCGACGATTCAGGCCGTCGCGCGCTATTGGGAGAAGGAGTACGACTGGCGCAAGATCGAGACGAGGCTGAACGCCCTACCGCAGTTCATGACCAATATCGACGGGCTGGACATTCACTTCATCCACGTCCGCTCGAAGCACGAGGATGCGCTGCCGCTCATCGTCACGCACGGGTGGCCCGGGTCGGTGATCGAGCAAATGAAGATCATCGAGCCGCTCACCGACCCCACGGCGCACGGCGGGAGCGCGTCGGACGCCTTCCACCTGGTGATCCCATCGCTGCCCGGCCACGGCTTCTCGGGCAAGCCGACCTCGCCGGGCTGGGGTCCGGAGAAGACTGCGGCTGCCTGGATCGAACTGATGAAGCGTCTCGACTACACGCGATTCGTCGCGCAGGGTGGCGACTGGGGTGCGGTCGTGGTGGATCTGATGGGGCTGCAGGCGCCACCGGAACTGCTCGGCATTCACACCAACATGGCTGGCGCGGTGCCGCCCGAGATCGACAGTCTGTTCCAGGGTGACACCACCGGAGCGAACAACGCCATGGGTTCGCTGCCGTCCAATCTGTCCGCCGACGAGATGCGTGCGGCCGAGGAGTTGGACTACGTCTGGAAGCACGTCGCCTATGCCCTCATGATGGCGACGCGCCCGCAGACGCTGACCGGCTTGGCGGATTCCCCTGTCGGCCTGGCGTCCTTCCTGCTCGACCACGATGCGGCCAGTATGGCGCTGATCGCGCGGGTCTTCGAAGGAGGCACCGAGGGCCTCACCCGCGATGACGTCCTGGACAACATCTCGCTCTACTGGCTGACGAACACGGCGATTTCCGCGTCTCGTCTCTATGCGGAGAACAAGCTGTCCTTCTTCGCCGCCAAGGGCGTCTCCATCCCGGTCGCCGTGAGCGTCTTTCCCGATGAGCTCTATGAGGCTCCGCAGAGTTGGGCCGAGCAGGCGTATCCCAACCTCATCTACTACAACAAGCTCGACAAGGGCGGGCACTTCGCGGCCTGGGAACAGCCAAAGATCTTCTCCGAAGAGCTTCGCACCGCTTTCCGGTCGCTTCGCTAG
- the npdG gene encoding NADPH-dependent F420 reductase, whose product MAYDASTLPDVSGLTVGIIGGTGDQGRGLAYRLARAGQTVLIGSRSAERAAESAAEIAALPRMPADVSITGAANDEVARRSDVVIIAVPWDGHAATVASLAEPLAATIVIDCVNPLGFDKQGPYALTVAEGSAVQQAAALLPDSRVCAAFNHVSAPLLADPEVDRIDLDVLICTEDRELVDVVGALAARIPGMRGIYAGRLRNAHQIEAFTANLIAINKRYKAHAGIRVTDL is encoded by the coding sequence ATGGCATACGACGCGAGCACGCTGCCCGACGTGTCCGGGCTGACGGTCGGCATCATCGGTGGCACCGGCGATCAGGGGCGGGGTCTCGCCTACCGCCTCGCCCGGGCCGGGCAGACGGTGCTGATCGGCTCCCGCTCCGCGGAGCGGGCCGCCGAGTCCGCCGCCGAGATCGCCGCGCTGCCCCGGATGCCGGCCGATGTCAGTATCACCGGTGCGGCCAACGACGAGGTGGCCCGGCGCAGCGACGTCGTGATCATCGCGGTGCCGTGGGACGGGCACGCCGCTACCGTCGCCTCTCTCGCCGAGCCGCTCGCCGCCACGATCGTCATCGACTGCGTCAACCCGCTCGGCTTTGACAAGCAGGGCCCCTACGCGCTGACCGTCGCCGAGGGCAGCGCCGTGCAGCAGGCCGCCGCGCTGCTGCCCGACTCCCGGGTCTGCGCGGCGTTCAACCACGTCAGCGCCCCGCTGCTGGCCGACCCCGAGGTCGACCGGATCGACCTGGACGTGCTGATCTGCACCGAGGACCGCGAGCTGGTCGACGTGGTCGGCGCGCTCGCCGCCCGGATCCCCGGGATGCGCGGCATCTACGCTGGCCGCCTGCGCAACGCCCACCAGATCGAGGCGTTCACCGCCAACCTGATCGCCATCAACAAGCGCTACAAGGC
- a CDS encoding GNAT family N-acetyltransferase: MTAPEITIATPADHDTVIGSLVAAFIKDPVLRHLFPDEETYPRYAAAFFGHLFDKRVHKATIWTIGGGASVAIWEPPAAGHESPEGDLAAHYPAEVLARVQAYDEAVHAALPAFPFWYLGVLGTHPDSAGRGWGRLVMRAGLDRASADGLPAILETSNPANVELYRRAGWEVVRSVSDPLPTWIMQQPTR, translated from the coding sequence GTGACAGCGCCCGAGATCACCATCGCCACCCCTGCGGACCATGACACGGTGATCGGCTCACTGGTCGCCGCGTTCATCAAGGATCCCGTCCTGCGGCACCTGTTCCCGGACGAGGAAACCTATCCGCGGTACGCCGCCGCCTTCTTCGGGCACCTCTTCGACAAGCGGGTGCACAAGGCGACGATCTGGACGATCGGTGGCGGTGCCTCGGTCGCCATCTGGGAGCCACCGGCAGCCGGCCACGAATCGCCGGAAGGGGATCTCGCCGCTCACTACCCCGCCGAGGTGCTAGCTCGCGTTCAGGCCTACGACGAGGCCGTGCACGCCGCACTGCCGGCGTTCCCGTTCTGGTATCTCGGCGTCCTGGGCACCCACCCCGACAGCGCCGGACGTGGTTGGGGCCGTCTCGTCATGAGGGCGGGGCTGGATCGCGCCTCCGCGGACGGCCTGCCGGCGATCCTGGAGACCAGCAACCCGGCCAACGTCGAGCTGTACCGCCGCGCCGGCTGGGAGGTGGTGCGTTCCGTGTCAGACCCGCTGCCCACCTGGATCATGCAGCAGCCGACCCGCTGA
- a CDS encoding PadR family transcriptional regulator — MRITIPVAKVLAALLAEPEAERYGLDLMRLTGLASGTLYPVLHRLRAAGWLAADWEAIDPVAAGRPARRYYRLTAEGVAEARRAIADLRAAIPDVRPSWGGAGPTEAPAW, encoded by the coding sequence ATGCGGATCACCATTCCGGTCGCCAAGGTGCTGGCGGCGTTGCTCGCCGAGCCTGAGGCGGAGCGGTACGGGCTGGACCTGATGCGGTTGACCGGCCTGGCCAGCGGCACCCTCTATCCCGTGCTGCACCGGTTGCGGGCGGCCGGCTGGCTGGCCGCCGACTGGGAGGCGATCGACCCGGTAGCGGCGGGCCGGCCGGCCCGCCGCTACTACCGGCTCACCGCCGAAGGGGTGGCCGAAGCCCGCCGGGCGATTGCCGACCTGCGGGCCGCCATCCCCGACGTTCGTCCATCGTGGGGCGGCGCCGGGCCCACCGAGGCACCGGCATGGTGA
- a CDS encoding histone: MAEAQQATTRPAARRTTAKKTAAAERNTGASRTTPVRKSTAGAAAAKAPARKAAGGAGRAPAKKTTTAAKAPAKKATTKASTAAKKAPAKTSTATRKTTATAKRTPASAAKKTTAAAKKTTGTAKKTTSAAKKTTSAAKKTTSAAKRTTASAVKKATTAAKAPARKTATKASTAKKTAAKKAPAKKTTAAAKKTTGTAKKTTAKKTAATRPGGGARKAAAKKAPAAKSTGTSSTAARKAVAKKAPAKKTVAAKAPARKVTARKSPARPTAARATAPRGTRTTARKATG; the protein is encoded by the coding sequence ATGGCCGAAGCACAGCAGGCCACCACCCGCCCGGCCGCCCGGCGTACCACCGCGAAGAAGACCGCCGCGGCGGAGCGGAACACGGGAGCGAGCCGGACCACCCCCGTGCGCAAGTCCACCGCGGGTGCGGCGGCGGCGAAGGCGCCGGCCCGGAAGGCCGCCGGCGGGGCGGGGCGTGCCCCGGCCAAGAAGACCACCACGGCCGCCAAGGCTCCCGCGAAGAAGGCCACCACCAAGGCCTCCACCGCTGCCAAGAAGGCGCCAGCGAAGACCTCGACCGCCACCCGCAAGACGACCGCCACCGCGAAGCGGACCCCGGCATCCGCTGCGAAGAAGACCACCGCCGCTGCGAAGAAGACCACGGGTACGGCGAAGAAGACCACCAGCGCGGCCAAGAAGACCACCAGCGCGGCCAAGAAGACCACCAGCGCCGCGAAGAGGACCACCGCCTCGGCGGTGAAGAAGGCCACCACCGCGGCGAAGGCACCGGCGCGCAAGACCGCGACCAAGGCGTCCACCGCGAAGAAGACGGCCGCCAAGAAGGCTCCGGCGAAGAAGACGACCGCTGCGGCGAAGAAGACCACGGGTACGGCGAAGAAGACGACAGCGAAGAAGACCGCGGCCACCCGCCCTGGCGGCGGCGCACGCAAGGCCGCGGCAAAGAAGGCCCCGGCCGCGAAGTCGACCGGCACGTCGTCGACCGCCGCCCGCAAGGCGGTGGCGAAGAAGGCCCCGGCGAAGAAGACCGTCGCGGCCAAGGCGCCGGCGCGCAAGGTGACCGCCCGCAAGTCGCCGGCCCGTCCGACCGCCGCCCGGGCCACCGCCCCCCGCGGTACGCGGACCACCGCGCGGAAGGCGACCGGCTGA
- a CDS encoding MOSC domain-containing protein encodes MRVASIHTYPVKGCRRMDRDRVRVEPWGLDGDRRWLIVDNNGVGLTQRQHRELVTVRAVSRPGGLTLDAPGLAPLDLAEPTGGEAIQVRVFRGRPPSPVRAAGPEADDWLNRLLGRTARLVWLGDPTGNLVPWPVPAGSGAEVSFADGTPLLLANTASLDAFNDWLLESGSTEGPLPMIQFRPNVVVSGAAPWAECEWVGRRIRIGGAVFHGANECGRCLVATIDQETGERGREPLWMLAARRNIGQKLLFGLQMTVRAEPGGPSREGRTVSVGDTVEVLD; translated from the coding sequence ATGCGAGTCGCCTCGATTCACACGTACCCGGTGAAGGGGTGCCGCCGGATGGACCGCGACAGGGTGCGGGTCGAGCCGTGGGGCCTGGACGGCGACCGGCGCTGGCTGATCGTGGACAACAACGGCGTCGGCCTGACCCAGCGCCAGCACCGGGAACTGGTGACGGTGCGGGCGGTATCCCGGCCGGGCGGGCTGACCCTGGACGCGCCGGGCCTGGCCCCACTCGATCTGGCCGAACCGACCGGCGGCGAGGCGATCCAGGTCCGGGTGTTCCGGGGGCGGCCGCCCTCACCGGTACGCGCCGCCGGCCCCGAGGCGGACGATTGGCTCAACCGGCTGTTGGGGCGCACCGCCCGGCTGGTCTGGCTCGGTGACCCCACCGGCAACCTCGTTCCCTGGCCGGTTCCGGCCGGCTCCGGTGCCGAGGTGAGCTTCGCCGACGGCACCCCGCTGCTGCTGGCCAACACCGCGTCGCTGGACGCGTTCAACGACTGGCTGCTGGAGTCGGGCAGCACCGAGGGGCCGCTGCCGATGATTCAGTTCCGCCCCAACGTGGTGGTCAGCGGTGCCGCACCGTGGGCCGAGTGCGAGTGGGTCGGCCGGCGGATCAGGATCGGCGGGGCCGTGTTCCACGGCGCCAACGAGTGTGGCCGCTGTCTGGTCGCGACGATCGACCAGGAGACCGGGGAGCGGGGGCGGGAGCCGCTATGGATGCTCGCCGCACGACGGAACATCGGCCAGAAGCTCCTCTTCGGTCTCCAGATGACGGTGCGGGCCGAACCGGGCGGACCGTCCCGCGAAGGTCGCACGGTCAGCGTCGGTGACACCGTGGAGGTGCTGGACTGA
- a CDS encoding M48 family metalloprotease, protein MINTVTGTGACPGCGATTASVRDALPWCPNCEWNLDTYDPMRREREFGWTWVDRWTYRMAFRATGRQFTRLVGRPLGASGSGGARTVTAVASLVLVAVVLALAVTGVWLIVAFPFPNLAILPGVAMVGLAVALRPRFGRLDPELEVLSLDRAPELFALIGEVATAIGAPMPDVVGVDGDINAYAGAVGLRRRKVLCLGLPLWGSLTAGERVALLGHELGHFVNGDPRRGLLTQPAFTMLGSAADLFRPVRTSVGAGLVEMVGDALGRAFQWVVSRVLFVAYLLLVSVALRDSQRAEYLADELAARVAGSTAATDLLDALLAAESMALAVRRETRAGHGPDRWRSALAQARAASADRLPLLRQLSVRDEASLFAAHPPTGLRRRMLTGRPWQDPAVVLTEARMERIDAELAREYERFRRTVSWSA, encoded by the coding sequence GTGATCAACACGGTGACCGGCACGGGGGCGTGCCCGGGGTGTGGGGCCACGACGGCGTCCGTACGCGACGCGCTGCCCTGGTGCCCCAACTGCGAGTGGAATCTGGACACGTACGACCCGATGCGGCGCGAACGCGAGTTCGGCTGGACCTGGGTCGACCGGTGGACCTACCGGATGGCGTTCCGGGCGACCGGTCGGCAGTTCACCCGGCTGGTCGGGCGACCGCTGGGCGCCAGCGGGTCCGGTGGCGCCCGGACGGTGACCGCGGTGGCGTCGCTGGTGCTGGTCGCGGTGGTACTCGCGCTCGCGGTCACCGGCGTATGGCTGATCGTGGCGTTCCCGTTTCCCAACCTGGCGATCCTGCCGGGGGTCGCGATGGTCGGCCTGGCGGTCGCGCTGCGGCCCCGGTTCGGCCGGCTCGACCCGGAGTTGGAGGTGCTCTCCCTGGACCGGGCGCCGGAGCTGTTCGCGCTGATCGGCGAGGTGGCCACGGCGATCGGGGCACCGATGCCGGACGTGGTCGGCGTCGACGGCGACATCAACGCGTACGCGGGTGCGGTCGGGTTGCGCCGCCGGAAGGTGCTCTGCCTCGGGCTGCCGTTGTGGGGCTCACTCACCGCCGGCGAGCGGGTGGCGTTGCTCGGCCACGAGCTCGGTCACTTCGTCAACGGTGACCCACGCCGGGGCCTGCTCACCCAGCCCGCGTTCACCATGCTCGGCTCGGCCGCGGACCTGTTCCGGCCGGTGCGAACCAGTGTCGGCGCTGGGCTGGTGGAGATGGTGGGCGACGCGCTGGGCCGGGCGTTCCAGTGGGTGGTGTCCCGGGTTCTGTTCGTCGCCTACCTGCTGCTGGTGAGCGTGGCGCTGCGGGACAGCCAGCGCGCCGAGTACCTCGCCGACGAACTGGCCGCGCGGGTGGCCGGCTCGACCGCCGCGACCGATCTGCTCGACGCCCTGCTCGCCGCCGAGTCGATGGCGCTGGCGGTGCGCCGGGAGACCCGGGCGGGACACGGCCCGGACCGGTGGCGTTCGGCGTTGGCCCAGGCCCGCGCCGCGAGCGCCGATCGGCTGCCGCTGCTGCGCCAACTGTCGGTCCGTGACGAGGCGTCGCTGTTCGCCGCCCACCCGCCGACCGGACTGCGCCGCCGGATGCTCACCGGCCGACCGTGGCAGGACCCGGCGGTGGTGCTCACCGAGGCCCGAATGGAGCGGATCGACGCCGAACTCGCCAGGGAGTACGAGCGCTTCCGCCGTACCGTCAGCTGGTCGGCCTGA